From Toxorhynchites rutilus septentrionalis strain SRP chromosome 2, ASM2978413v1, whole genome shotgun sequence, a single genomic window includes:
- the LOC129769248 gene encoding uncharacterized protein LOC129769248: MQNLGIMWHLKYLTIEVIFFCLAKQSVAQFKILGITSGRTNNDSREVTLIQINPLHENTSDMVKHRSQGYVPVQNDNSTSKPKPITETTIIVENQPSKIIKLQIINDTVASNTSTREAKLQYDKRRTDNSIINITPLKITSSSANRLTSYHRRRATSSIKLAGDSELFYIHKPSTSAPFRKHDLPKTNDIAADFVNQRYKRRKFKSRCRCERIWNCSRIQMSVGRCAPDYFMCC, encoded by the coding sequence ATACCTTACGATAGAAGTCATCTTCTTTTGCTTGGCAAAACAGAGCGTGGCGCAGTTTAAAATACTTGGTATCACATCCGGAAGGACAAACAATGACAGTCGCGAGGTCACGTTAATTCAAATCAATCCCTTGCATGAAAACACATCAGACATGGTTAAACACAGATCGCAGGGATACGTACCAGTGCAAAATGATAATAGTACCAGCAAACCAAAACCAATAACCGAAACCACAATTATCGTCGAAAatcaaccaagtaaaataattaaacttCAAATAATAAATGACACTGTCGCTAGCAACACTAGTACTAGAGAAGCGAAATTGCAATATGACAAACGTCGCACCGACAATAGCATTATAAATATAACCCCATTGAAGATCACCTCATCTTCTGCCAATAGACTGACATCTTATCACCGCCGAAGAGCTACCAGTTCCATCAAACTCGCCGGTGATTCCGAATTATTCTACATACATAAACCATCAACATCCGCACCTTTCCGGAAACACGACCTCCCAAAAACGAACGACATTGCTGCGGATTTTGTAAATCAGCGATACAAACgcagaaaattcaaatccagaTGCCGCTGCGAACGTATTTGGAACTGCTCACGAATTCAAATGTCCGTTGGTCGGTGTGCGCCTGATTACTTCATGTGTTGTTGA